From a single Loigolactobacillus coryniformis subsp. coryniformis KCTC 3167 = DSM 20001 genomic region:
- a CDS encoding hotdog fold thioesterase — MNLLELLGVKTVRATATEAIVEIAVTDQLKQPFGVVHGGINTILAETAASLGASAGLDTTQQIAVGVNVETHHLYTVAQGRLRANAKPLHAGKRLQTWQVEVHEQASARLTSVSTVTLMITARQ, encoded by the coding sequence ATGAATTTACTTGAATTGTTGGGCGTTAAAACGGTGCGCGCTACTGCTACTGAGGCGATCGTCGAAATCGCAGTGACTGACCAATTAAAGCAGCCCTTTGGTGTTGTCCATGGCGGCATCAATACCATTTTAGCTGAAACCGCGGCTAGCTTAGGTGCTAGCGCTGGTCTGGACACGACGCAACAAATAGCAGTAGGCGTCAATGTGGAAACGCACCACCTTTATACTGTAGCACAAGGTCGTCTGCGCGCCAATGCCAAACCGCTCCACGCAGGCAAGCGATTACAAACCTGGCAGGTTGAAGTTCACGAACAAGCCAGCGCACGGCTAACGAGTGTCAGCACCGTTACGCTTATGATCACAGCTCGTCAGTAG
- a CDS encoding IS982 family transposase: MLNHLKFKQNRHELQVSFHYFYQLCSLLYQRYCPRSVIERRNVEHTKITDIKLLALLCLQVTLGIQSQRRFYYLMAAFMPRQMVVSRSRFNRRAQQLLAVVNAIRSGITKDYAHSGDLAIIDSLPNPLCAKVRNFRVRIFAGKANIGYNATKKMPFYGFKTHMVVTANGYILNYVITAASVHDAKVAPELISGCPCPNILADVGYVGKKLKTSFRALGYNLWTPYRSNMKGAKQHNKRQLKALRRTIESRFSILAQQFGIETNLTRSLFGFQLKIELTILVYNLGFFDFMTN, from the coding sequence GTGTTGAACCACCTCAAGTTTAAGCAAAATCGTCACGAATTACAAGTTAGTTTCCATTACTTTTACCAGTTATGTTCATTGCTTTATCAGCGTTATTGTCCGCGTAGCGTCATTGAGCGGCGCAACGTTGAACATACTAAAATTACTGATATTAAACTTTTAGCTTTACTGTGCTTACAAGTCACACTGGGAATTCAATCGCAACGCCGCTTCTATTATCTGATGGCAGCGTTTATGCCGCGGCAAATGGTGGTATCACGTTCACGTTTCAACCGCCGCGCGCAACAATTACTGGCAGTAGTCAATGCCATTCGCTCAGGTATCACTAAGGATTATGCTCATTCGGGCGACCTAGCGATTATCGACAGTTTACCCAACCCACTATGTGCCAAAGTTCGTAATTTCAGAGTTAGAATTTTTGCTGGGAAGGCCAACATTGGCTATAATGCCACCAAGAAAATGCCATTTTATGGGTTTAAAACCCACATGGTCGTCACGGCTAATGGCTATATTCTGAATTATGTGATCACGGCGGCCTCAGTTCATGATGCTAAGGTAGCGCCTGAGCTAATTAGCGGTTGTCCTTGTCCCAATATTTTGGCCGATGTTGGTTATGTTGGGAAAAAACTCAAGACCAGTTTTAGGGCCCTAGGCTATAACTTATGGACGCCTTATCGTTCTAATATGAAAGGTGCTAAACAGCATAATAAGCGTCAACTCAAGGCGTTACGGCGGACAATAGAGTCACGCTTTTCAATTTTAGCCCAGCAATTTGGGATTGAAACCAATCTCACCCGTAGTCTATTTGGTTTTCAATTAAAGATTGAATTGACGATATTGGTATACAATTTAGGCTTTTTTGATTTTATGACGAACTAG
- a CDS encoding DMT family transporter translates to MQKSRTLSGVLLASGGAVLWGISGIFGKLLFEGPNAVTPAWLTAVRMLLAGGLLLLYSLARHGDPLAVWRTPSTAIRQILYGVLGLLPVQFFYFLAVDYGNASIATILQFLGPIVIALYYVIFKRQLPSRAEAIGMLLALLGTFILVTHGHFNQLVVAPLALFWGLMSALAIAGDTLLPRPLLPKFGSINVNAWGLLVGGVQMNFIQPVWVGVPQFTWQLAGEITVVVLFGTLIAYVMYSNSLLYITPTTASLLDAFEPLAATILSIIFFSIPFAWADAVGGILIVLAVVMLSLNVRPFKKRRK, encoded by the coding sequence ATGCAAAAGTCACGAACATTATCAGGGGTCTTGCTTGCCAGTGGTGGCGCGGTTTTGTGGGGCATTTCTGGTATTTTTGGTAAATTATTATTTGAAGGGCCGAATGCAGTGACACCGGCTTGGCTAACGGCAGTGCGGATGCTTCTAGCCGGGGGGTTGTTATTGCTGTATAGTTTGGCGCGTCACGGCGATCCATTAGCAGTATGGCGGACGCCGAGTACGGCGATTCGGCAAATTTTATACGGGGTACTTGGTTTGTTGCCGGTGCAGTTTTTTTATTTTTTGGCAGTTGATTACGGTAATGCCTCGATTGCAACCATTCTACAGTTTCTGGGACCAATCGTGATCGCGTTGTACTACGTGATCTTTAAACGGCAGTTACCATCACGGGCCGAAGCAATTGGGATGTTGTTGGCGTTACTGGGGACCTTCATTTTGGTCACCCACGGGCACTTCAATCAATTAGTGGTCGCACCGTTAGCCTTATTTTGGGGTTTGATGTCGGCACTAGCAATTGCTGGTGATACGTTATTACCGCGGCCACTGTTACCAAAATTCGGCTCGATCAACGTCAATGCTTGGGGGCTTTTAGTCGGCGGGGTGCAGATGAATTTCATTCAGCCAGTCTGGGTCGGTGTGCCGCAGTTTACATGGCAATTGGCCGGCGAGATCACCGTGGTCGTGTTGTTTGGGACCTTGATCGCCTACGTGATGTATTCTAATAGCTTGTTGTATATCACGCCGACCACCGCCAGTTTATTAGATGCCTTCGAACCACTAGCAGCGACGATTTTATCGATTATTTTCTTCAGTATTCCATTTGCTTGGGCCGATGCTGTCGGCGGAATTTTGATTGTTTTGGCGGTGGTGATGCTGTCATTGAATGTACGACCGTTTAAGAAACGGCGTAAATGA